The Desulfovibrio aminophilus genomic sequence TCGCCCGGGGTGATCAGCCGCGAATCCGTGCGGACCATGAGTCCCGCGCGGACGCGGTCCAGAAGTTCAAGCCAGCTCATGTCCGTCTCTTCGTTCCTTTTCGCCTTGCGCCTGTTGCTAGGAGAGGATGAGAACAAAAACATCATCCTTGCCTTCCCTCCCTTCGGGCCAGGGTTCGCCGGCAGCCGGTTTCTGTCCGCTGACGATCATGCCCCGGCCCTTGACGACCGGGACGATGCCCTTCTGCACCAAAAGCTCCACGGCCCGCCGCAGGGGCAGGCCGGAAAGGTCCGGGACCAGTTCGCCAGGGGTGCGGGGCTGTCCGGCGGGAAGCACCTGGGCCGTCATGCTCGACGGGTCCGGGTCGGGCCGGGCCTCCTCGGCCTGGTCCGGCGCGTCGGGGAGCTTCCCATAATAGGCCAGCGCCCGGGATGCAATGTCCTTGACGGCGGGCGCGGCGACCACGCCGCCGTAGGAGATGGTCTTGGGTTCGTCCACCAGGGCCAGGACCAGGAATTCCGGGTTGTCGCCGGGGATCAGACCCACGAAGGAGGACAGGCGCTCGTTGCTGTAGCCGCCCTTGCCCGCCTTCTGGGCCGTGCCCGTCTTGCCCGCCACGGGCACCCCGGGGATGCGCGCCTTCTTGCCCGTGCCGTCCATCTCCACCACCTCGCGCATCATGGCCAGCACGGCCTGGGCCGCCTTTTCGCCCACCACCCGGCCGGAGCTCTCCGGGGTGTCGGGGGCCGGATCCAGGACGAGCCGCAGGGGCTTGGCCTCGCCCATGTTGGCGATGCAGAGGTAGGCCTTGGCCATCTGCAGGGCCGTGACGCCGATGGCCTGGCCGAAGGAGATGGCCGCCAGGTCGATGTCCGACCAGGACTGCACGGGATGGAGGATGCCGCTGCCGCCGGAGATGGCGGTCACGCCGGGGCGCGAGCCGAAGCCGAAGCGCAGGAGGTAGTCGTAGACCCGCTGGGAGCCGAGGGACTGGGCCACCTTGGCCATGCCGATGTTGCTGGAGTAGCGGATGATCTGGCTCACCGTGAGCCAGCGGTGGGGGTGGTCGTCGCGGATGATCTTGGAGCGGACCTTCCACTTGCCGTTCTCGCAGTCGAAGAGCTGGTCCGGGGTGACGGCCTTCTCCTCCAGGGCGGCGGCGATGAGGAAGGGCTTCATGGTCGAGCCGGGCTCCACCACGTCCAGGGCCGCGCGGTTGCGGCGCACGGCGGCCGGGGAGTTGCGGCTCACGTTGGGGTTGAAGAAGGGGTAGTTGGCCAGGGCCAGGATGTCGCCGGTCTGGACGTGGACCACGATGGCCATGCCGCCCTCGGCCTCGTACTTGCGCACGGCCTCGGCCAGGGCCTGCTCGGTGAGGTCCTGGATGTGGGCGTCGATGCTCAGGCGCACGTCGCGGCCGTTGATGTCCATCTCCCGGCCCTGGTCGTCCAGGTAGAGGCGGCGGCCCGAGGCGTCGCGCTGGACCACGAGCTTGGCCTGTCCGGCGGCCAGGCGGTCCTCGAAGGCCGCCTCCACGCCCTCCAGACCCTTGCCGTCCACGTCCACGAAGCCGAGGATCTGGCCGCCCAGGTGCCCGTTGGGGTAGAGCCGGTTGTACTCTGTGGTCAGGTGCACGCCTTCGAGATGGGCCTCGGCCACGGCCTTGGCCTGGGCGTCGCTGATCTGGCGTTTGACCCAGATGAAGTTCTTGCGCGAGCCGAGGTGCTTGCGCACATCGGCCTCGGGGATGTCCAGGATGTCGTGCAGCTTGCGCGCGGTGGCGGCGGGCTGGGGCACGTCGAGGGGCCGGGCGTAGACCGAGTGGGCCTCCACGCTGGTGGCGAGCACCGTGCCGTCGCGGGAGAGGATGCGCCCGCGCTGGCCGCGCTCGAACTCGGCGGCGTAGCTTTGGCGTGAGGCCAGCTTTTCCAGCTGGGCGCCCTTGTAGAGCTGGAGATAGCCCGCGCGCAGCCAGAGGGCCGTCAGGAGGACGAGAAAGAGGCCGGCGACGGTCGCGAGCTTGAACTTGCTGAAGTCCCGGCCTTGCTTTTTGGTTCTCGCCATCTCTCAGCGCCTCAGGGGTTGGCCGCTCCGGCCGCGTCCGCC encodes the following:
- a CDS encoding penicillin-binding transpeptidase domain-containing protein, translating into MARTKKQGRDFSKFKLATVAGLFLVLLTALWLRAGYLQLYKGAQLEKLASRQSYAAEFERGQRGRILSRDGTVLATSVEAHSVYARPLDVPQPAATARKLHDILDIPEADVRKHLGSRKNFIWVKRQISDAQAKAVAEAHLEGVHLTTEYNRLYPNGHLGGQILGFVDVDGKGLEGVEAAFEDRLAAGQAKLVVQRDASGRRLYLDDQGREMDINGRDVRLSIDAHIQDLTEQALAEAVRKYEAEGGMAIVVHVQTGDILALANYPFFNPNVSRNSPAAVRRNRAALDVVEPGSTMKPFLIAAALEEKAVTPDQLFDCENGKWKVRSKIIRDDHPHRWLTVSQIIRYSSNIGMAKVAQSLGSQRVYDYLLRFGFGSRPGVTAISGGSGILHPVQSWSDIDLAAISFGQAIGVTALQMAKAYLCIANMGEAKPLRLVLDPAPDTPESSGRVVGEKAAQAVLAMMREVVEMDGTGKKARIPGVPVAGKTGTAQKAGKGGYSNERLSSFVGLIPGDNPEFLVLALVDEPKTISYGGVVAAPAVKDIASRALAYYGKLPDAPDQAEEARPDPDPSSMTAQVLPAGQPRTPGELVPDLSGLPLRRAVELLVQKGIVPVVKGRGMIVSGQKPAAGEPWPEGREGKDDVFVLILS